In Campylobacter sp. RM16187, the DNA window TTAAGCCTACCGTTTTTGATTTAAGCGAGAAGGCAGTAAGGCGTGCAGGGCTTGATTATTGGAAGATTTTAAATCCTAAAATTTGGGAAAATTTAGATCAATTTTTGGAAGAGAATGCAAAATTTGAGGATAGATTTTTTTACGCTACTACAAAGTCTAAAAAATTTTACTTTGATGTTAAATTCCAGTCTGGAGATTTTTTGTTTTTTGGAGGCGAGAGTACCGGGCTTCCGATGCAGCTTATGCAAAAAAATTTCGCCAATGCCATTACTATACCGATGGGAAAGCAGGGTAGAAGCCTAAATTTGGCCACTAGCGTAGGCATAATCGCGTATGAGGCAATTAGGCAAAATA includes these proteins:
- a CDS encoding tRNA (cytidine(34)-2'-O)-methyltransferase; this encodes MFNIVLLSPQIPQNTGSIGRMCVNANLTLHIIKPTVFDLSEKAVRRAGLDYWKILNPKIWENLDQFLEENAKFEDRFFYATTKSKKFYFDVKFQSGDFLFFGGESTGLPMQLMQKNFANAITIPMGKQGRSLNLATSVGIIAYEAIRQNIDKFEF